In a single window of the Pontibacter russatus genome:
- a CDS encoding VCBS repeat-containing protein has protein sequence MMRLPQNTLLFLLAFFALALPACRQQEARLFERMPSGETGITFSNRITESDTLNVLKSEYVYNGGGVGIGDFNNDGLPDIYFTGNMVSNRLYLNRGDFAFDDVTEKAGVTGEGKWCSGVALVDINNDGWLDIYVGATMKKDSLSRANLLYINNGPGKDGVPTFTESAAIYGIADTGYTTNAAFFDYDNDGDLDLYVVISVINAGVPKTYRKKLTDGSALNTDRLYRNNGDGTFANVSQEAGILIEGFGLGVAVNDINLDGWPDIYVTNDYLSNDLLYINNQDGTFTNKIADYIKHTSHSSMGNSVADINNDGLVDILALDMLPEDNKRQKMMLMANNYATYLNNDAYGYEHQYVRNTLQLNQGMTPAGHPVFSEVGQLAGLHQTDWSWTPLVADFDNDGLRDVIITNGFPKDITDQDFGVYRNGPVGRVGGYEYMADSIPVVKVSNYAFKNNGALSFSDETQSWGLDIPSFSNGAAYADLDNDGDLDLVVNNINDSALVYRNTLYMAETGPGKEHFLRLKFKGTPPNGAGLGATATLYYGGGKTQFHENSIYKGYLSTVENVAHFGLGDADKVDSVRVVWPNGKCQLLRNIKADQVLTLDQKNATQQHVFPAQGGGQPQQALFREVSKALGIAYKSQEDDAVDFNWQRTLPHKLSQYGPGIAAADINGDSLDDFYIGGAAGKAGGLFLQQPDGTFRMASGNMPGGKTGEDMGVLFFDADNDGDPDLYAASGSYEFEAGSEALQDRLYINDGKGNFRVDAAALPALTASKSCVRAADYDKDGDLDLLVAGRVVPGKYPLAPESYILRNDGGRFADVTASVSPGLKNLGMITDALWSDFNGDGNVDLVVAGEWLPVTFLQNKGGRFADVTAATGLSSYTGWWNSLSAGDFDSDGDIDYVAGNLGLNTNYVASVNQPLRIFAKDFDSNGSIDPVLSCYLKAEDGTMKSFPMHTRDDLNAQMPRTRSIFRRYADYARATIDEVIPQAERQGALIRQATHFESSYIENLGQGKFKLKALPVAAQIAPIYGMQPDDMDGDGNLDLLLVGNDYGTEVFTGRYDAFAGLFLKGNGRGGFQPVALANSGFFVDGDAKAVAQLFGTDGRQLTLVTQNSDSLRVFAPVGKAQDHTEILTLQPLDCKVTITYKNGKQQVKELYYGHTYLSQSSRKLALASNMASVLIQDFSGRTRQAL, from the coding sequence ATGATGCGCCTTCCTCAAAACACCCTTCTTTTTCTGCTTGCCTTTTTTGCGCTTGCTTTGCCAGCCTGCAGGCAGCAGGAAGCGCGCCTCTTTGAGCGGATGCCCTCTGGCGAGACAGGCATCACCTTCTCAAACCGTATCACGGAATCCGACACGCTGAACGTCCTGAAATCGGAGTATGTCTACAATGGCGGTGGCGTGGGCATCGGGGATTTCAACAACGACGGGCTGCCGGATATATACTTCACGGGCAACATGGTCTCCAACAGGCTTTACCTGAACAGAGGCGATTTTGCTTTTGATGATGTGACGGAGAAAGCCGGTGTGACCGGCGAGGGCAAGTGGTGCTCCGGGGTGGCGCTGGTGGATATAAACAATGACGGCTGGCTGGACATATATGTGGGGGCCACCATGAAAAAGGACTCGCTGAGCCGGGCCAACCTGCTCTATATAAACAACGGGCCGGGCAAAGACGGCGTGCCGACTTTCACGGAATCAGCGGCCATATATGGCATCGCCGACACAGGCTACACCACCAATGCCGCTTTCTTTGACTATGATAACGACGGGGACCTTGATTTATATGTAGTCATCAGCGTCATCAACGCAGGCGTGCCCAAAACTTACCGAAAGAAGCTGACAGATGGATCTGCCCTCAACACCGACCGGCTTTACCGAAACAACGGGGACGGAACGTTTGCCAATGTTTCGCAGGAGGCCGGGATTCTGATCGAGGGCTTCGGCCTGGGTGTGGCCGTCAACGACATTAACCTGGATGGCTGGCCGGATATATACGTCACTAACGATTATCTCTCCAACGACCTGCTCTACATCAACAACCAGGACGGTACCTTCACCAACAAAATAGCAGACTATATAAAGCACACAAGCCACTCGTCTATGGGCAACAGCGTGGCCGACATCAACAACGACGGGCTGGTGGATATTCTGGCGCTGGACATGCTGCCCGAAGACAACAAGCGCCAGAAAATGATGCTGATGGCAAACAACTACGCTACCTACCTCAACAACGATGCCTATGGCTATGAGCACCAGTACGTCCGGAACACGCTGCAGCTGAACCAGGGCATGACGCCGGCGGGGCACCCGGTCTTCAGCGAGGTGGGCCAGTTGGCGGGGCTTCACCAGACCGACTGGAGCTGGACGCCTTTGGTGGCCGATTTTGATAACGATGGACTGCGGGATGTCATCATCACCAACGGCTTCCCCAAGGACATAACAGACCAGGACTTTGGCGTGTACCGGAACGGCCCCGTCGGCAGAGTAGGGGGATATGAATACATGGCCGACTCTATTCCGGTGGTCAAAGTGTCGAACTATGCCTTTAAGAACAACGGTGCCCTGTCTTTCAGCGACGAAACCCAAAGCTGGGGCCTGGATATTCCGTCTTTCTCAAACGGCGCCGCCTACGCCGACCTGGACAACGACGGCGATCTCGACCTGGTGGTCAACAACATCAACGACAGCGCCCTGGTCTACCGGAACACGTTATATATGGCGGAAACTGGTCCGGGCAAGGAGCACTTTCTCCGTTTGAAATTTAAGGGAACTCCCCCGAACGGAGCCGGTCTGGGCGCAACCGCCACCCTGTACTATGGCGGCGGCAAAACGCAGTTCCATGAAAACAGCATTTACAAAGGCTACCTGTCTACTGTTGAGAACGTCGCCCACTTCGGGTTGGGCGATGCGGACAAGGTTGATTCTGTGAGGGTGGTATGGCCAAACGGAAAGTGTCAGCTGCTCAGAAACATAAAGGCAGACCAGGTGCTGACACTCGACCAGAAGAACGCGACACAACAGCACGTTTTCCCCGCTCAGGGCGGAGGCCAGCCGCAGCAGGCACTTTTCAGGGAAGTTTCCAAAGCGCTCGGCATTGCCTACAAAAGCCAAGAGGATGATGCCGTAGACTTTAACTGGCAGCGCACCCTGCCGCACAAATTGTCGCAGTACGGGCCCGGCATTGCTGCCGCCGACATCAATGGAGACAGTCTGGACGACTTTTATATTGGCGGAGCCGCGGGCAAGGCGGGCGGCCTTTTCCTGCAGCAGCCGGACGGGACCTTCCGCATGGCGTCAGGTAACATGCCGGGAGGTAAAACCGGCGAGGATATGGGGGTGCTGTTCTTCGACGCGGACAACGACGGTGACCCGGACCTCTATGCCGCCAGCGGCAGCTATGAATTTGAGGCGGGCTCGGAGGCGCTGCAGGACCGGCTATATATAAACGACGGTAAAGGCAATTTCAGAGTGGATGCGGCTGCGCTTCCCGCGCTTACGGCGAGCAAATCCTGTGTGAGGGCGGCCGATTACGATAAAGACGGCGACCTGGATTTACTAGTGGCGGGCCGGGTGGTGCCCGGCAAGTACCCGCTGGCGCCGGAGAGTTATATACTCCGGAATGACGGCGGCCGCTTTGCGGATGTCACGGCATCGGTGAGTCCCGGGCTGAAGAACCTGGGCATGATAACCGACGCCCTGTGGTCTGACTTTAACGGAGACGGGAACGTGGATTTAGTGGTGGCAGGGGAGTGGCTGCCAGTCACCTTTCTTCAGAACAAGGGAGGGAGGTTCGCGGATGTAACGGCTGCGACAGGCCTCTCGTCCTATACCGGCTGGTGGAACAGCCTCAGCGCAGGAGATTTTGACAGCGACGGCGATATAGATTATGTGGCCGGGAACCTGGGCCTGAACACAAATTACGTGGCCTCAGTAAACCAGCCGCTGCGCATCTTCGCAAAAGACTTCGACAGCAACGGCAGCATCGATCCCGTGCTGTCGTGTTACCTCAAGGCCGAAGATGGCACCATGAAATCTTTCCCGATGCATACCCGCGATGATCTGAACGCCCAGATGCCCCGCACCCGCAGTATTTTCCGCCGCTATGCCGACTATGCCCGTGCCACGATAGATGAGGTGATACCGCAGGCCGAGCGCCAAGGGGCTTTGATTAGGCAGGCAACGCACTTCGAGAGCAGCTATATAGAGAACCTGGGCCAGGGCAAGTTCAAGCTGAAGGCGCTTCCCGTGGCGGCGCAGATTGCGCCCATATATGGCATGCAGCCCGATGACATGGACGGAGACGGCAACCTCGACCTGCTGCTGGTGGGCAACGACTATGGAACGGAGGTGTTTACGGGCCGTTACGATGCCTTTGCCGGACTTTTTCTGAAAGGAAACGGCAGGGGAGGATTCCAGCCGGTGGCGCTTGCCAACAGCGGGTTTTTTGTGGATGGGGATGCCAAAGCGGTGGCGCAGCTCTTCGGCACCGACGGCCGGCAGCTAACACTTGTCACCCAGAACAGCGACAGCCTGCGGGTTTTTGCGCCTGTCGGCAAGGCGCAAGATCACACAGAAATACTAACGCTCCAGCCGCTGGACTGTAAAGTCACCATCACCTACAAGAATGGCAAACAGCAGGTGAAAGAACTCTACTACGGCCATACCTACCTGTCACAGTCGTCGCGGAAGCTGGCCCTGGCGAGCAACATGGCCTCTGTGCTGATACAGGATTTCAGTGGGCGCACCCGGCAGGCGCTATAG
- a CDS encoding RagB/SusD family nutrient uptake outer membrane protein: MKRFKYIVYAAMVATMPLFTSCGDEFLEKPAIGALSDNVLANKAGVEKLLIGAYAALDGIDIGNWEVDPTNWVYGSVAGGEAHKGSNGADQPAINPIATFNIDPSNGFINLKWRAMYEGISRTNSVLSILPLAEDMSDADKQRVAAEARFLRGHYYFELKKMFNMVPWIDETTTEFNQPNNVDIWPNIEADFQFAFDNLPNSQAEVGRANKWAAASYLGKTYLYQHKYADAKAMFDRVISEGVTSNGLTYGLVDKFKDNFDASAENNKESIFAVQMVANDGTNTIANGNQGQMLNFPYNSPFRCCGFYQPTLDLANSYQTTPQGLPLIDNYNADPLKNDQGVTSDKAFVPDDQSVDPRLDWTVGRRGIPFLDWGLHPGQAWIREQSTAGPYSAKKFIYWQATAETFSDQSSWAPGSAINVLIIRFADVLLMAAEAEAQLGNLAQAQEYVDMVRARAAKPENIVHTYVDPKEPLEGFTSQPAANYNIAPYPAGYFEGLGKDQALEAIYFERKLELALEGHRFFDLVRWGKAAEELNAFFEYEGAILPDVEGGFFQEGKNDYYPIPQRQIDLQTVGGESVLTQNPGYL, translated from the coding sequence TCTGATAGGCGCCTACGCCGCCCTGGATGGAATAGACATAGGCAACTGGGAGGTAGACCCTACCAACTGGGTGTATGGCAGCGTGGCCGGTGGGGAAGCCCACAAAGGCAGCAACGGCGCGGACCAGCCCGCCATCAACCCGATCGCGACGTTCAACATAGACCCCAGCAACGGTTTTATAAACCTCAAATGGCGGGCGATGTACGAGGGTATTTCCCGCACAAACTCTGTGCTGAGTATACTCCCTCTGGCAGAAGACATGTCGGATGCCGACAAGCAGAGAGTGGCAGCGGAGGCCCGCTTCCTGCGCGGGCACTATTACTTCGAACTGAAGAAGATGTTTAACATGGTGCCCTGGATTGATGAGACAACCACTGAGTTCAACCAGCCGAACAACGTGGACATCTGGCCGAATATCGAGGCGGATTTCCAGTTCGCTTTCGATAACCTGCCAAACTCGCAGGCGGAGGTCGGCAGAGCGAATAAGTGGGCCGCAGCCTCTTACCTCGGCAAAACCTACCTGTATCAGCACAAATATGCGGATGCGAAGGCGATGTTCGACCGCGTTATTTCGGAAGGCGTTACCAGCAACGGCCTGACGTATGGTCTTGTAGACAAGTTTAAAGATAACTTCGATGCCAGCGCCGAGAATAACAAAGAGTCGATTTTTGCGGTGCAGATGGTGGCCAACGACGGTACCAACACCATTGCCAATGGCAACCAGGGCCAGATGCTGAACTTCCCGTACAACAGCCCTTTCCGCTGCTGCGGCTTCTATCAGCCTACCCTGGACCTGGCAAACTCGTATCAGACGACGCCGCAGGGACTTCCCCTGATAGACAACTACAATGCTGACCCGCTCAAGAACGACCAGGGCGTGACCTCTGACAAGGCTTTTGTACCGGACGATCAGTCCGTAGACCCTCGCCTGGACTGGACCGTAGGCCGTCGCGGCATTCCTTTCCTGGACTGGGGCCTTCACCCGGGACAGGCCTGGATTCGTGAGCAGTCTACTGCCGGCCCGTACTCTGCCAAGAAGTTCATCTACTGGCAGGCCACAGCAGAAACCTTCTCAGACCAGAGCTCCTGGGCTCCGGGTTCTGCCATCAACGTGCTCATCATCCGTTTTGCGGACGTGCTGCTGATGGCGGCCGAGGCGGAGGCGCAGTTGGGCAACCTGGCGCAGGCGCAGGAGTACGTGGATATGGTGCGTGCCAGAGCAGCGAAGCCTGAGAACATTGTGCATACCTATGTAGATCCGAAAGAACCATTGGAAGGCTTTACAAGCCAGCCGGCAGCCAATTACAACATAGCGCCTTACCCGGCAGGTTATTTTGAAGGGCTTGGCAAAGATCAGGCGCTGGAAGCCATCTACTTTGAGCGCAAACTGGAGCTGGCGCTGGAAGGCCACCGCTTCTTCGATCTGGTGCGCTGGGGCAAAGCGGCTGAGGAACTGAATGCTTTCTTCGAATATGAGGGAGCCATCCTTCCGGATGTGGAGGGCGGTTTCTTCCAGGAGGGCAAAAACGATTACTACCCAATCCCGCAACGACAGATAGACCTGCAGACGGTGGGCGGAGAATCTGTGTTGACACAGAACCCTGGGTATTTGTAA